AAGATGTCGTCGCTGCACCTACGTTCGTTGGATCCCAAGTTCCGCTTTTCGTAGTCTTATCGATAAAGCCCTTCAAGCGAGCCGTATCAGACTTGATCACATCGTTATGAATTCTTTCAATCTGCGGAGATTGGTTGCCAAACGCCATCGCCATGTTTTTAAAGCTATCGATCGTAGCGCTGCAATAGCGAGTGGCTGTCGCCACGTCTTGCATGTTCTTCACAGTCGTCTGAGGCTTTGCCGCCTCTTTACCGTAAGATTCCATCAGACGCTTGCAAGATTGTTTCGTCGCTGTCACGCACTTCATATTGTTATCTGTGACAGTGGCGGCTCCACTCAGCACCTTACCTTTGAGTGAAGAGCCAAAACAGAATGTCGACGAACGAAGTCTATCCGCTGAGAAAGTCGATGATCTCGCATAGACCTTTGAAACGTCATTCCCCATCGGAGTAACGGTTGCTTCCGTCACCGTCAACACTTGCGAGTCATTGATATTCTCAGTCCCCCAAGCCATTGCATAATCGCCGCCATTTTTGGATTTCTGAGTCACCGTTTTTGCCTTGTTGTCAAAATTAACAGCGCTTTTCGCGCTGTTCGCAACTTTATTGCCATCAAAACTGTATTCGCCCCAATAATACTTCTTAAGAAGTTCGGGACTGACTTCAGCGCGCGCAGAAAATGAAACAAGGCTTACGAAAGAAACGAAAACGGGAACAAAGGTCTTTTTCATGGATGGACTCCTTACTCTGTTATTTTAGCCTCCCATTGCGGGGGATCACAGAGCGGAGTATGGAATCTAGACCTAGGGACGACAGAAAGCCGTCCCGAAGGTAAACAAAATTATGCGCGGCCGGTAGAACCGAAGCCACCAACACCACGATCTGTGAAGGACAACTCGTCCGCCACTTCGAAGTGCGCTTGGATCACAGGCGCAACAACCAACTGAGCAATGCGCTCTTGATCTTGGATCAAAACACTGTCTTGGCCCAAGTTGATCACGATGATTTTCACTTCACCACGATAGTCCGCATCGATCGTTCCCGGCGTGTTCAAAACTGTCACACCTTGCTTCGCCGCAAAGCCGCTGCGAGGACGTGCCTGAATTTCAAAACCAAGTGGACACTCAAAGCTCAAACCCGTAGGGATCATCGCACGCTCACCTGGCTTCAAAGTCATCGGCGCCGTCAACTGCGCACGCACATCGACACCACTCGCACCAGCGGACTGGTACTGAGGAATTTCGCCTTTAAAATTTTCTAATTTTTTAATTTTTACTGTTAATGTTTTCATATATTTCCTTTTAAAATTCGAAGTCTTTCCACCACTTGTTGAGCTCGTCGACTCCGGAGCCCATCAGGACGCCCGAAATCTTGTCGATATCAAACTTCTCGCGAATGAATTCATTCACAGAAGTGCGAGTGACTTTCTGGATCTGCTGAACCACCGAGTCTACAGAACGGTATTCACCAAAAACCATCTCATTCACCGCGATAGAGGTCATACGACTTTCAATATCATCAGACCCCAGCAAAATGCTACCAATGACTTGGGTCTTAAAGAGTTCCACGTCTGCTGCTGAAATCCCCGACTTTTTGAGCTTTCTCAGCTCACGAGAAATGATTTCAGCCACTTTTCGAACGCTCTTTAAATCAGTTCCCGCATAAATCAGCAAAGAGCCTGAATCCACATAGGTGTTCAGCATGCTGTGAATTGAATAAACCAGGCCTTTTTTCTCACGAACACTTTGGTAAAGTTTCGAAGTCATACCGCCACCTAAAAGAGTGTTTACGATATAAGATTCAAAACGTTGATTGTCTTTAAAACTCGTCGTTGGCAATCCCATCAACATATGGGTTTGCTCAGATGATTTTTCAGAAACCACACGACCCGTCTTCCAACGAGGTTTTTCACGATTGGCTTTAAATTTCGCCTTTGGCTTTTTTGCGAGCTTCTTCTCAACAGCCTCAAAGAAGACCTGATGATCCAAGTTCCCTGCTGCCGTCACAATGATATTGCGGCCGGTGTAACGGGACTTATAATAATCCGTCACCTTCTTTTGCGACATGTTCGCCACTGACTTTACCGTTCCAAGAATCGGTGTCGACAGCGGATTTCCGGCATAAGCTTTTTCAAAAAGAAGATCGTAGATCAACTCTTCCGGAGTATCGTCGGTCATAGCGATCTCTTGCAGGATCACCCCTTTTTCAAGCTTATAATCCTTTGCCGAGATTTGCATATTGCTGACCAAATCACAAAGCACATCAAGAGCTTTCTCCCAATGGTCTTTGAGCACAAGCGCATGATAGCAAGTATACTCACGCGTGGTGTACGCATTGAGATCCCCACCGAGTGCTTCTAATGATTTCGCGATTTGATAGGCTGAGCGAGTTTTCGTGCCTTTAAAGACAAGATGCTCAAGAAGATGCGAGATGCCGCCTTCGTCAGCAGCCTCATCCCGAGTGCCCGTCAGAACCCAAATCCCGATGGACACCGCACGAGAATCCAAGTGCTGTTCACTCAGCACTCGGATTCCGTTGTCTAATTCACTTTTATGAAAAGGGATCATTAATTCAACAAAGCCTTACGAGAAAGCTTGATACGACCTGCGCGATCGACCTCAAGAACTTTCACGTCCACCATGTCGCCCTCTTTGAGCACGTCTGTCACGCTACGAATTCTTTCGTTCGCGATTTCAGAGATGTGCAAAAGACCTTGCGTGTTCGGAAGGATTTCAACGAAAGCTCCGAATTCAGCAATCTTAACAACACGGCCTTTATAAGCCTTACCGACTTCTGCCTCTGCAATAATCTCATTGATCATCTTGATAGCAGCTTTTGTTGCTTCTGGATCCGCAGACGCGATGTTGATTGTACCGTCGTCTTGGATTTCGATCTTAACACCGGTTGCTTCAGTGATTCCACGAATCACTTTACCACCCGTACCGATCACTTCGCGGATCTTGTCTGGCTTAATTTTGATGGTCTCGATACGTGGAGCAAACTCAGAGATCTGACCACGAGCCAATTTCATCACTTTTTCCATTTCGCCCAAGATGTGAACGCGACCGTCTTTAGCTTGCGCCAAAGCTTGTTCCATCACTGCGAAAGAAACTGAATCGATTTTGATATCCATTTGAAGAGCCGTGATACCTGTTGCAGTACCCGCCACTTTGAAGTCCATATCGCCCAAGTGATCTTCATCACCCAAGATGTCTGTCAATACAGCAACGCGATCGCCTTCTTTGATCAAGCCCATGGCGATACCCGCAACGTTGCCTTTGATATGAACGCCGGCATCTAACAACGCCATAGTCCCCGCACAAACAGAACCCATAGAGCTAGAGCCGTTTGACTCCAAAACTTCAGAAACGACGCGGATTGTGTATGGGAACTTCTCGTGATCCGGAAGAACGGCTTTCAACGCGCGCTCAGCCAAGTTACCGTGACCGATTTCGCGACGGCCTTGACCACCAAAGCGGCCTGTTTCTCCCACAGAGTATGGTGGGAAGTTGTAATGAAGCATAAAACGACGCTTTTCAGTGCCGAGCAATGCATCGATCATTTGTTCATCATCTGCTGTCCCCAAAGTGACAGTCGCCAAACACTGAGTCTCACCACGAGTGAAAAGACCCGAACCGTGAGCACGTGGCAACAATCCCACTTCGTTTGCGATCGGACGAACTGTTTTCACATCACGGCCGTCGATACGAACTGCTTTGTCCAAAATCATGCTACGAGCTGATTTGTATTTCAAATCTTCGACGATGGAAGCCAACTCTTTCGTGCGAGTTGCAAGCAAGTCTTTATCAGTGATTGTTGCAAGCAAAGCTTCTTTCGCTTCCGCGTGAGCTTTATCGCCAGCAGCGTAACGATCTTGTTTTTCTTTGATCGTCAAAGCTTTCGCGATTGGATCTTTCAACATCTCTTCCGCTTTCATACGGAATTCAGGATCGATTTGCGGAGCCGTGAATTCACGTTTAGCAGGAGAACCCACTTTTTCACGCAACTCATCTTGCGCGTTCAAAAGAGGCATCATGGATTGGTGACCGAATTTCAATGCAGCCAAAGCGTCTGCTTCAGAGATGAATTTCGTTTCACCTTCTACCATCAACAGACCATTGCGAGTTCCCGCAACGATGATGTTCATGTCCGATTTTTCCATTTGTTGTGGCGTTGGGTTGGCGATGAATTCACCGTCAACACGGCCCACTTGGATCGCCGCTGTTGGGCCACCGAATGGAATGTTGGATACGTGCAAAGCTGCAGAAGCACCTAAGCTCGCCAAAATTTCGATCGGGAATGCGCCGTCAGCAGAAAGTACAGTGCCAACGACTTGAGTTTCGAATCTGTAACCTTCTGGGAAGAGAGGACGGATTGGACGGTCGATCAAACGTGCTGTCAAAACAGCATCATTCGTTGGCTTCCCTTCACGTTTGAAGTAGCCACCAGGAATTTTTCCTGTCGCATAGAACTTCTCGATGTATTCCACAGTCAACGGGAAGAAGTCGAGAGTTGATTGTTTCTTGCTGGAAACAGCTGTGACGAGGACCATGTTGTTACCGCATGTAACAAGAGCAGCTCCATCAGCTTGTTTCGCCAAACGGCCTGTTTCGATGGTAATCTGTTTTCCGCCCACCGAAGTAGTAACAGTCGTTTTCATTGATTCTCCTTTTTATTCTCCCGCTTTTTTCTTTTTGGCGGGAAGGGCCTTATGGCCATTGTTCTTTTTTCTAAGCGTATTTTGGCTGGTATTCCGAGGGAATTCAAGCGACAAGCGCCATCGCCAAAAAAGAAAAAGGCCCGGGTTTCCCGAGCCTTTT
The sequence above is drawn from the Bdellovibrionales bacterium genome and encodes:
- the pnp gene encoding polyribonucleotide nucleotidyltransferase; translation: MKTTVTTSVGGKQITIETGRLAKQADGAALVTCGNNMVLVTAVSSKKQSTLDFFPLTVEYIEKFYATGKIPGGYFKREGKPTNDAVLTARLIDRPIRPLFPEGYRFETQVVGTVLSADGAFPIEILASLGASAALHVSNIPFGGPTAAIQVGRVDGEFIANPTPQQMEKSDMNIIVAGTRNGLLMVEGETKFISEADALAALKFGHQSMMPLLNAQDELREKVGSPAKREFTAPQIDPEFRMKAEEMLKDPIAKALTIKEKQDRYAAGDKAHAEAKEALLATITDKDLLATRTKELASIVEDLKYKSARSMILDKAVRIDGRDVKTVRPIANEVGLLPRAHGSGLFTRGETQCLATVTLGTADDEQMIDALLGTEKRRFMLHYNFPPYSVGETGRFGGQGRREIGHGNLAERALKAVLPDHEKFPYTIRVVSEVLESNGSSSMGSVCAGTMALLDAGVHIKGNVAGIAMGLIKEGDRVAVLTDILGDEDHLGDMDFKVAGTATGITALQMDIKIDSVSFAVMEQALAQAKDGRVHILGEMEKVMKLARGQISEFAPRIETIKIKPDKIREVIGTGGKVIRGITEATGVKIEIQDDGTINIASADPEATKAAIKMINEIIAEAEVGKAYKGRVVKIAEFGAFVEILPNTQGLLHISEIANERIRSVTDVLKEGDMVDVKVLEVDRAGRIKLSRKALLN
- a CDS encoding insulinase family protein, with protein sequence MIPFHKSELDNGIRVLSEQHLDSRAVSIGIWVLTGTRDEAADEGGISHLLEHLVFKGTKTRSAYQIAKSLEALGGDLNAYTTREYTCYHALVLKDHWEKALDVLCDLVSNMQISAKDYKLEKGVILQEIAMTDDTPEELIYDLLFEKAYAGNPLSTPILGTVKSVANMSQKKVTDYYKSRYTGRNIIVTAAGNLDHQVFFEAVEKKLAKKPKAKFKANREKPRWKTGRVVSEKSSEQTHMLMGLPTTSFKDNQRFESYIVNTLLGGGMTSKLYQSVREKKGLVYSIHSMLNTYVDSGSLLIYAGTDLKSVRKVAEIISRELRKLKKSGISAADVELFKTQVIGSILLGSDDIESRMTSIAVNEMVFGEYRSVDSVVQQIQKVTRTSVNEFIREKFDIDKISGVLMGSGVDELNKWWKDFEF
- the dut gene encoding dUTP diphosphatase; translation: MKTLTVKIKKLENFKGEIPQYQSAGASGVDVRAQLTAPMTLKPGERAMIPTGLSFECPLGFEIQARPRSGFAAKQGVTVLNTPGTIDADYRGEVKIIVINLGQDSVLIQDQERIAQLVVAPVIQAHFEVADELSFTDRGVGGFGSTGRA